A section of the Pimelobacter simplex genome encodes:
- a CDS encoding aldehyde dehydrogenase family protein has product MSDQTVTAPGAAGHLLERARWAARAYASYSASDVDRIVRAVADVAHAHAQKYAEWAVRETGFGVVEHKVRKNQACSRGIVDTYAGQDFVTPRVRIDDKIVEVPRPAGVVLALTPSTNPVATVFFKVILALMTRNAVVVSPHPMAKECCHDAAQLLARAAVEAGAPDGIVQSIAEPTIPLVEALMGDVRTNVILATGGTGVVRAAYSSGNPAIGVGPGNVPVLVDATADVRAAAQRLVESKAFDNSVLCTNESVLIAEEAIADKLVREMERAGAAVLSPDDAQRLRDYMFPLGRLNVDVVGKDASWIAQQAGIRVGPRTQVLVAPFATAVPEEPLTHEKLSPVLGLIRVPDASTGIATARAIIRIAGAGHSAAIHSADPGTVVRYAAEVPVLRVSVNVGNSTGSSGLDTNLAPTMTIGTGFVGRSALGENLQPKHLVDWTRIAYNADPAEAMPAYAGLSPWSEHRTPVPAYPVPSNDQRAATAVPSAVDAVVDRLGGSADAAFREQVRRLVVEELSHLIKG; this is encoded by the coding sequence ATGTCCGACCAGACCGTCACCGCACCCGGCGCGGCCGGCCACCTGCTCGAGCGGGCGCGCTGGGCGGCGCGCGCCTACGCGTCGTACTCGGCGAGCGATGTCGACCGGATCGTGCGTGCCGTCGCCGACGTCGCCCACGCCCACGCCCAGAAGTACGCCGAGTGGGCCGTGCGCGAAACCGGCTTCGGCGTCGTCGAGCACAAGGTCCGCAAGAACCAGGCCTGCTCGCGCGGCATCGTCGACACCTACGCCGGCCAGGACTTCGTGACCCCCCGGGTCCGCATCGACGACAAGATCGTCGAGGTGCCGCGCCCCGCGGGCGTCGTGCTCGCCCTGACGCCCTCGACCAACCCGGTCGCCACCGTGTTCTTCAAGGTGATCCTGGCGCTGATGACCCGCAACGCCGTGGTGGTCAGCCCGCACCCGATGGCCAAGGAGTGCTGCCACGACGCCGCGCAGCTGCTGGCCCGCGCCGCGGTCGAGGCGGGTGCGCCCGACGGCATCGTGCAGAGCATCGCCGAGCCGACGATCCCCCTCGTCGAGGCGCTCATGGGCGACGTGCGCACCAACGTCATCCTCGCCACCGGCGGCACCGGCGTGGTCCGGGCGGCCTACAGCTCGGGCAACCCGGCGATCGGCGTCGGGCCCGGCAACGTGCCGGTCCTGGTCGACGCGACCGCCGACGTCCGCGCCGCGGCGCAGCGCCTGGTCGAGAGCAAGGCCTTCGACAACTCGGTGCTCTGCACCAACGAGTCGGTGCTCATCGCCGAGGAGGCGATCGCCGACAAGCTCGTGCGCGAGATGGAGCGGGCCGGTGCCGCCGTGCTCAGCCCGGACGACGCCCAGCGGCTGCGCGACTACATGTTCCCGCTCGGCCGGCTCAACGTGGACGTCGTCGGCAAGGACGCCTCGTGGATCGCCCAGCAGGCGGGGATCCGCGTCGGTCCGCGCACCCAGGTGCTCGTCGCGCCCTTCGCCACCGCCGTGCCCGAGGAGCCCCTCACCCACGAGAAGCTCTCGCCGGTGCTCGGCCTGATCCGGGTCCCCGACGCGAGCACCGGCATCGCGACCGCGCGGGCGATCATCCGGATCGCCGGCGCCGGGCACAGCGCGGCCATCCACTCCGCCGACCCCGGCACGGTGGTGCGCTACGCCGCCGAGGTGCCCGTGCTGCGGGTCTCGGTCAACGTCGGCAACAGCACCGGCAGCTCCGGGCTCGACACGAACCTCGCACCCACCATGACCATCGGGACCGGCTTCGTCGGGCGCAGCGCGCTCGGCGAGAACCTCCAGCCGAAGCACCTCGTCGACTGGACCCGGATCGCCTACAACGCCGATCCCGCCGAGGCGATGCCGGCATACGCCGGGCTGAGCCCGTGGTCCGAGCACCGCACGCCCGTGCCGGCGTACCCGGTGCCGTCGAACGACCAGCGCGCGGCCACGGCCGTGCCGTCCGCCGTCGACGCGGTCGTCGACCGGCTCGGCGGCTCCGCAGACGCGGCCTTCCGCGAGCAGGTCCGTCGTCTCGTCGTCGAAGAACTCTCCCACCTCATCAAGGGCTGA
- a CDS encoding ArgE/DapE family deacylase: protein MTTTPTTPQETHDRVLAAVDALADDLVATLSEVIAIPSVNPKYPGQVYDDVVGLEGRVSRLMGEIYEDAGADVEYWAVEKGRDNAVGTLKGTGGGRSLIFNGHVDVVPPGNPDRWTSGDPFSGKVDSDRVWGRGASDMKAGLVAQAFAVKALQRAGVSLQGDLIVEAVVGEEVMDHECGVTSTIEHGYRADAAVVAEPSGPTNLGVIPVTPGLLWFSVTVQGKATHSSMRGQTIRAGGGGSAVGVNAIDKGMLVFQAMQRLEEEWAFTKTHPLFAPGHFTIHPGVVQGGPHGVLVPFILSEYMTIEYCIWYPPQDDPATVKAEVEAQIRAIAQTDGWLREHPPVVEWKLNWPANDPGEAAHAITAAVSSAHERVSGMTPYQGPPPVAGFCAVEDCSFLTAAGIPAISYGPGDLRVAHADDEYCLIEEVRLAARTYASLALDWCGTD, encoded by the coding sequence ATGACCACGACGCCCACGACACCGCAGGAGACCCACGACCGGGTGCTCGCGGCGGTCGACGCCCTCGCCGACGACCTCGTCGCCACCTTGTCGGAGGTGATCGCGATCCCGAGCGTCAACCCGAAGTACCCCGGCCAGGTGTACGACGACGTGGTCGGCCTGGAGGGCCGGGTCTCCCGGCTGATGGGCGAGATCTACGAGGACGCCGGCGCCGACGTGGAGTACTGGGCGGTCGAGAAGGGCCGCGACAACGCGGTCGGCACGCTCAAGGGCACCGGCGGCGGCCGCTCGCTGATCTTCAACGGCCACGTGGACGTCGTCCCGCCGGGCAACCCGGACCGCTGGACCTCCGGCGACCCGTTCTCCGGCAAGGTCGACAGCGACCGGGTCTGGGGCCGCGGCGCCAGCGACATGAAGGCCGGCCTGGTGGCGCAGGCGTTCGCGGTCAAGGCGCTGCAGCGGGCCGGGGTCTCCCTCCAGGGCGACCTGATCGTCGAGGCCGTCGTCGGCGAGGAGGTGATGGACCACGAGTGCGGCGTCACCTCGACGATCGAGCACGGCTACCGCGCCGACGCCGCCGTCGTGGCCGAGCCGAGCGGGCCGACCAACCTCGGCGTGATCCCGGTGACGCCCGGACTGCTGTGGTTCTCGGTCACCGTGCAGGGCAAGGCGACGCACTCCTCGATGCGCGGCCAGACCATCCGAGCCGGCGGTGGCGGCAGCGCGGTCGGCGTCAACGCGATCGACAAGGGGATGCTCGTCTTCCAGGCCATGCAGCGCCTGGAGGAGGAGTGGGCGTTCACCAAGACCCACCCGCTCTTCGCGCCCGGTCACTTCACGATCCACCCCGGGGTCGTGCAGGGCGGACCGCACGGCGTGCTCGTGCCGTTCATCCTCTCGGAGTACATGACCATCGAGTACTGCATCTGGTACCCGCCGCAGGACGACCCCGCGACCGTCAAGGCCGAGGTCGAGGCCCAGATCCGCGCGATCGCGCAGACCGACGGCTGGCTGCGCGAGCACCCGCCGGTGGTGGAGTGGAAGCTCAACTGGCCGGCCAACGACCCCGGCGAGGCGGCGCACGCGATCACCGCCGCCGTCTCGTCGGCGCACGAGCGGGTCTCGGGGATGACGCCGTACCAGGGGCCGCCACCGGTCGCCGGGTTCTGCGCGGTCGAGGACTGCTCCTTCCTCACCGCGGCGGGCATCCCGGCGATCAGCTACGGCCCGGGCGACCTGCGGGTCGCGCACGCCGACGACGAGTACTGCCTGATCGAGGAGGTCCGGCTCGCCGCGCGGACCTATGCGTCGCTCGCCCTCGACTGGTGCGGCACGGACTGA
- a CDS encoding phosphotransferase enzyme family protein: MDTVAAATDTRVAELALPSYGFGEGRTLRMINLSENATFLVEEPGRTAILRVHRVGYHSRSDIESELAWLAALRAESGVATSAEIANDHGERVTTVVVDGQERHCVLFELVPGIEPDDVALGTSDFETLGAITARMHEHARSWTPPAGFHRFRWDWEHSLGEQPRWGRWQDGIGVGAAEEEVLGAAAAIVEERLASYGTGADRFGLVHADLRLANLLVEGDLVTVIDFDDCGLSWFMYDFGTAVSFIEHDPRLPRWQEAWLRGYRSVVDLSAEHEAMLPTFVMLRRLLLVAWLGSHAHSRECQELGPGYTAGSVELAHRYVASGGATLT; this comes from the coding sequence ATGGACACCGTGGCCGCGGCGACCGACACCCGGGTCGCCGAGCTGGCGCTGCCGTCGTACGGCTTCGGGGAGGGGCGCACCCTGCGGATGATCAACCTGTCCGAGAACGCGACCTTCCTGGTCGAGGAGCCCGGCCGCACCGCGATCCTGCGGGTGCACCGGGTCGGCTACCACTCGCGCAGCGACATCGAGAGCGAGCTCGCCTGGCTCGCCGCGCTGCGGGCCGAGTCGGGGGTCGCCACCTCCGCGGAGATCGCCAACGACCACGGCGAGCGGGTCACCACCGTCGTCGTCGACGGGCAGGAGCGGCACTGCGTCCTCTTCGAGCTCGTGCCCGGCATCGAGCCGGACGACGTCGCGCTCGGCACCTCCGACTTCGAGACGCTCGGCGCGATCACCGCGCGCATGCACGAGCACGCGCGCTCGTGGACGCCGCCGGCCGGCTTCCACCGGTTCCGGTGGGACTGGGAGCACTCCCTCGGCGAGCAGCCCCGCTGGGGGCGCTGGCAGGACGGCATCGGCGTCGGTGCGGCCGAGGAGGAGGTGCTCGGTGCGGCGGCCGCGATCGTCGAGGAGCGGCTCGCGTCGTACGGGACGGGGGCGGACCGGTTCGGCCTCGTCCACGCCGACCTCCGCCTCGCCAACCTCCTGGTCGAGGGCGACCTCGTCACGGTCATCGACTTCGACGACTGCGGGCTGTCGTGGTTCATGTACGACTTCGGCACCGCCGTGTCGTTCATCGAGCACGACCCGCGGCTGCCGCGGTGGCAGGAGGCGTGGCTGCGCGGCTACCGCTCGGTCGTCGACCTCTCCGCCGAGCACGAGGCGATGCTGCCGACGTTCGTCATGCTCCGCCGGCTGCTGCTCGTGGCCTGGCTGGGCTCGCACGCCCACTCCCGCGAGTGCCAGGAGCTCGGCCCCGGCTACACCGCCGGCTCCGTCGAGCTCGCCCACCGCTACGTGGCGTCCGGCGGCGCCACGCTCACCTGA
- a CDS encoding APC family permease, which translates to MSAEETRAVPETDTGVQRLKPNAVGLVGVMFMAVATAAPITAMVGNVPIAIGFGSGANAPAGYLVATIVLGLFALGYSAMAKHITSTGAFYGFISHGLGRVVGMGAGALTTLAYVVFEAALVGIFSFFAASFFATHTGLDISWIWYALLMLGVNTALTYFDINLTAVVLGIFLVTEIVMLGAMTVSILASGGGPDGWSLGSLNPLNAFQGLDGSVTSPDTGATLVVAGSAGIGLFFAFWSWVGFESTAMYGEESRNPKKIIPLATMLSVLGIGLFYVIVSWSAIVGTGPDNAVALAQDSSTAGQIFFGPVEQHLGHGAVVLFEFLLMSGSYACGMAFHNCASRYIYAIGRENLVPGFGKTLGASHPRHGSPYIAGFVQTTVATVIVLLFFVTDRDPYGQLYALMAIMGTTAIMIVQALAAFACIAYFHAQGKHPETAHWFRTFLAPLIGGIGMVYVIWLLVENAGFAAGAAASDIVFKLSPWVVGAVGVAGVLFALWAKRFAPERYDTIGRIVLEDTQERADA; encoded by the coding sequence ATGTCTGCAGAGGAGACGCGCGCAGTACCGGAGACCGACACAGGGGTCCAGCGCCTCAAGCCGAACGCCGTCGGCCTGGTGGGCGTCATGTTCATGGCGGTCGCGACCGCCGCGCCGATCACCGCGATGGTGGGCAACGTGCCCATCGCGATCGGCTTCGGCAGCGGGGCCAACGCCCCGGCCGGCTATCTCGTCGCCACGATCGTGCTCGGCCTGTTCGCGCTGGGCTACTCGGCGATGGCCAAGCACATCACGTCGACCGGAGCCTTCTACGGCTTCATCTCGCACGGCCTGGGCCGCGTGGTCGGGATGGGCGCCGGGGCCCTGACCACCCTCGCGTACGTCGTGTTCGAGGCCGCCCTGGTCGGGATCTTCTCGTTCTTCGCCGCGAGCTTCTTCGCCACGCACACGGGCCTGGACATCTCCTGGATCTGGTACGCCCTGCTGATGCTCGGCGTGAACACCGCGCTGACCTACTTCGACATCAACCTGACCGCGGTGGTGCTCGGCATCTTCCTCGTCACCGAGATCGTGATGCTCGGCGCGATGACCGTCTCGATCCTCGCCTCGGGCGGCGGCCCCGACGGCTGGTCGCTCGGCTCGCTCAACCCGCTCAACGCCTTCCAGGGCCTGGACGGCAGCGTCACCAGCCCCGACACCGGCGCCACGCTGGTCGTGGCCGGCTCGGCCGGCATCGGCCTGTTCTTCGCGTTCTGGTCGTGGGTCGGCTTCGAGTCCACCGCCATGTACGGCGAGGAGTCGCGCAACCCCAAGAAGATCATCCCGCTCGCGACGATGCTGTCGGTGCTGGGCATCGGGCTCTTCTACGTCATCGTGTCGTGGTCGGCCATCGTCGGCACCGGCCCGGACAACGCGGTCGCGCTCGCCCAGGACAGCAGCACCGCCGGCCAGATCTTCTTCGGCCCGGTCGAGCAGCACCTCGGGCACGGCGCCGTCGTGCTCTTCGAGTTCCTGCTGATGAGCGGCTCGTACGCCTGCGGCATGGCCTTCCACAACTGCGCGTCGCGCTACATCTACGCGATCGGTCGCGAGAACCTCGTGCCCGGCTTCGGCAAGACCCTCGGCGCCTCGCACCCGCGGCACGGCTCGCCGTACATCGCGGGGTTCGTGCAGACCACCGTCGCGACCGTGATCGTGCTGCTGTTCTTCGTCACCGACCGCGACCCCTACGGCCAGCTCTACGCGCTCATGGCGATCATGGGCACCACGGCGATCATGATCGTCCAGGCGCTGGCCGCGTTCGCCTGCATCGCCTACTTCCACGCCCAGGGCAAGCACCCCGAGACCGCCCACTGGTTCCGCACGTTCCTGGCCCCGCTCATCGGCGGCATCGGCATGGTCTACGTGATCTGGCTGCTGGTCGAGAACGCCGGCTTCGCGGCGGGCGCCGCGGCCAGCGACATCGTCTTCAAGCTGTCGCCGTGGGTGGTCGGCGCGGTCGGTGTGGCCGGTGTGCTGTTCGCGCTGTGGGCCAAGCGCTTCGCGCCCGAGCGGTACGACACGATCGGCCGGATCGTCCTCGAGGACACCCAGGAACGTGCCGACGCCTGA
- a CDS encoding BMC domain-containing protein, with the protein MSSTAIGMIETKGFVAALAAADAMVKAANVTITDRQEVGDGLVAVVISGEVGAVKAATEAGAETASQVGELVSVHVIPRPHAEIGNHFDVSAK; encoded by the coding sequence ATGTCCAGCACCGCCATCGGCATGATCGAGACCAAGGGCTTCGTCGCCGCGCTCGCCGCCGCGGACGCCATGGTCAAGGCCGCGAACGTCACCATCACCGACCGCCAGGAGGTCGGCGACGGGCTCGTCGCCGTCGTCATCAGCGGCGAGGTCGGCGCGGTCAAGGCCGCCACCGAGGCCGGCGCCGAGACCGCCTCGCAGGTCGGCGAGCTCGTCAGCGTCCACGTCATCCCGCGCCCCCACGCCGAGATCGGCAACCACTTCGACGTCAGCGCGAAGTAG
- a CDS encoding response regulator transcription factor has protein sequence MSSRPSPLDLVADVAAICVEHTPATVRATAVLQRIGEAIPLEAAALSTFDPVEERHLTVAEIGYSDPVLTYLNDGFVNDDPAFLTMRFRNPRPLRWCDIPNYRDMFSAHEVFIPGGFAEGSTTCLFTRDGRYTGALHLSSDSPLPISDSAVETLIALQRVIAPLMDAMRPPEGHSWTELLEEAAEAGLITADRRLVALPGLRRDRWLADDSPLTAELLARPEGPPARFTWVSPAVRCHEVRTTRLATGVLVTLREAAAPYRLSPREVQVLTLVAAGLGNPGIGLSLSLSPRTVATHVEHILAKLGCATRVAAASKAVAEGIVPLTVSTPSTPLLART, from the coding sequence ATGAGCAGCCGTCCTTCGCCGCTCGACCTGGTGGCCGACGTGGCTGCCATCTGTGTCGAGCACACCCCCGCCACCGTGCGGGCCACCGCCGTCCTGCAGCGGATCGGTGAGGCCATCCCGCTCGAGGCGGCGGCCCTGTCCACCTTCGACCCGGTCGAGGAGCGGCACCTGACGGTCGCCGAGATCGGGTACTCCGACCCGGTGCTGACCTACCTCAACGACGGCTTCGTCAACGACGACCCGGCGTTCCTGACCATGCGCTTCCGCAACCCGCGGCCGCTGCGCTGGTGCGACATCCCCAACTACCGCGACATGTTCAGCGCGCACGAGGTCTTCATCCCCGGCGGCTTCGCCGAGGGGTCGACGACCTGCCTGTTCACCCGCGACGGGCGCTACACCGGGGCGCTTCACCTGAGCTCCGACTCGCCGTTGCCGATCAGTGACTCCGCCGTCGAGACGCTGATCGCGCTGCAGCGCGTGATCGCGCCGCTCATGGACGCGATGCGCCCGCCCGAGGGACACAGCTGGACCGAGCTCCTCGAGGAGGCCGCCGAGGCCGGGCTGATCACGGCCGACCGGCGGCTGGTGGCGCTGCCCGGGCTGCGCCGCGACCGCTGGCTCGCCGACGACTCGCCGCTGACCGCCGAGCTGCTGGCGCGCCCCGAGGGTCCGCCCGCGCGGTTCACCTGGGTCTCCCCGGCCGTCCGGTGCCACGAGGTGCGCACCACCCGGCTGGCGACGGGGGTCCTGGTCACGCTGCGCGAGGCGGCGGCGCCGTACCGGCTCTCGCCGCGCGAGGTCCAGGTGCTGACGCTGGTCGCCGCGGGCCTGGGCAATCCCGGCATCGGGCTCTCGCTCTCGCTCAGCCCGCGCACGGTCGCGACCCACGTCGAGCACATCCTCGCCAAGCTCGGCTGCGCGACCCGGGTGGCCGCGGCGAGCAAGGCGGTGGCCGAGGGCATCGTGCCGCTCACGGTGTCCACCCCGTCCACCCCCTTGCTCGCGCGCACCTGA
- a CDS encoding class-III pyridoxal-phosphate-dependent aminotransferase, with translation MHDYDAFSFDSKAEMLEKSAHYWNPDKTRFWSDSGVDLVIDRREGYLLWDMDGRRLIDVHLNGGTYNLGHRNPEVVTAVKQAMDRFDVGNHHFPSLGRTALAEALVESAPASLTKVAYASGGGEAIDIALKSARHAMQKRKIVSIVKAYHGHTGLAVATGDDRFAKLFLADRPEEFPQVPFNDLDAMEQALKGRDVAAVIMETIPATYGFPLPNPGYLEAVKALCEKYDALYIADEVQTGLMRTGELWAITKHGIEPDILVSGKGLSGGIYPIAAVLLSERAGAWLHEDGFGHISTFGGAELGCVAALKTLEITQRPEVRSMVHYIADQVGAGLRQVQAQYPDWFVGIRQNGVVLGLEFAHPEGAKFVMRQLYELGVWAIFSTLDPRVLQYKPGILMTPDLVEELLDRTALAVGRAAADPALSRRRAS, from the coding sequence ATGCACGACTACGACGCGTTCAGCTTCGACTCGAAGGCAGAGATGCTCGAGAAGTCGGCGCACTACTGGAACCCGGACAAGACGCGGTTCTGGTCCGACAGCGGGGTCGACCTGGTGATCGACCGCCGCGAGGGCTACCTGCTCTGGGACATGGACGGGCGCCGGCTCATCGACGTCCACCTCAACGGCGGCACCTACAACCTGGGCCACCGCAACCCCGAGGTGGTCACCGCGGTCAAGCAGGCGATGGACCGCTTCGACGTGGGCAACCACCACTTCCCCTCGCTCGGGCGGACCGCCCTCGCCGAGGCCCTCGTCGAGTCCGCACCGGCCAGCCTGACCAAGGTCGCCTACGCCTCCGGTGGCGGCGAGGCGATCGACATCGCCCTCAAGAGCGCCCGGCACGCCATGCAGAAGCGCAAGATCGTCTCGATCGTGAAGGCCTACCACGGGCACACCGGCCTGGCCGTCGCCACCGGCGACGACCGGTTCGCCAAGCTCTTCCTCGCCGACCGGCCCGAGGAGTTCCCCCAGGTCCCGTTCAACGACCTCGACGCGATGGAGCAGGCGCTCAAGGGCCGCGACGTCGCCGCCGTGATCATGGAGACGATCCCCGCGACGTACGGCTTCCCGCTGCCGAACCCGGGCTACCTCGAGGCGGTCAAGGCGCTCTGCGAGAAGTACGACGCGCTCTACATCGCCGACGAGGTGCAGACCGGCCTGATGCGCACCGGCGAGCTCTGGGCCATCACCAAGCACGGCATCGAGCCGGACATCCTGGTCAGCGGCAAGGGTCTGTCCGGCGGCATCTACCCGATCGCCGCGGTGCTCCTCAGCGAGCGCGCCGGCGCCTGGCTGCACGAGGACGGCTTCGGGCACATCTCGACCTTCGGCGGTGCCGAGCTCGGCTGCGTGGCGGCGCTCAAGACGCTGGAGATCACCCAGCGCCCCGAGGTCCGCTCGATGGTCCACTACATCGCCGACCAGGTCGGCGCGGGCCTGCGCCAGGTCCAGGCGCAGTACCCCGACTGGTTCGTCGGCATCCGGCAGAACGGCGTGGTGCTCGGCCTGGAGTTCGCCCACCCCGAGGGCGCGAAGTTCGTCATGCGCCAGCTCTACGAGCTCGGTGTCTGGGCGATCTTCTCGACCCTCGACCCCCGGGTGCTGCAGTACAAGCCCGGGATCCTGATGACGCCCGACCTCGTCGAGGAGCTCCTCGACCGCACCGCGCTGGCCGTCGGCCGCGCGGCCGCCGATCCCGCACTCTCGCGCCGGAGGGCCAGCTGA
- a CDS encoding BMC domain-containing protein, which yields MAELRSFIFIDRLQPQTMCYLGTWIKGTLPRAHMAAQIIEVAPGIDIEPITDVALKHAEVAAGVLVVERQFGYLEFHGETGSVKAAAEGVLDALGADASSAVRPQILASKIISSIDHQHAFLINRNKIGSMVLPGESMYVLEVQPASYAIVATNEAEKAADIKVVDYRMIGATGRVYLAGKEADVRQAAEAAEDALRGLT from the coding sequence ATGGCTGAACTGCGTTCCTTCATCTTCATCGACCGGCTCCAGCCGCAGACCATGTGCTACCTCGGCACCTGGATCAAGGGCACCCTGCCGCGCGCCCACATGGCCGCGCAGATCATCGAGGTCGCGCCCGGCATCGACATCGAGCCGATCACCGACGTCGCCCTCAAGCACGCCGAGGTGGCCGCCGGCGTCCTCGTCGTCGAGCGGCAGTTCGGCTACCTGGAGTTCCACGGCGAGACCGGCTCGGTCAAGGCCGCTGCCGAAGGCGTCCTCGACGCACTCGGCGCCGACGCGTCGAGCGCGGTGCGGCCGCAGATCCTGGCCAGCAAGATCATCAGCTCGATCGACCACCAGCACGCCTTCCTGATCAACCGCAACAAGATCGGGTCGATGGTGCTGCCGGGCGAGTCGATGTACGTGCTCGAGGTGCAGCCCGCGTCGTACGCGATCGTGGCGACCAACGAGGCCGAGAAGGCCGCCGACATCAAGGTCGTCGACTACCGCATGATCGGTGCCACCGGCCGGGTCTACCTGGCCGGCAAGGAGGCCGACGTACGGCAGGCGGCCGAGGCGGCCGAGGACGCCCTGCGAGGGCTCACGTGA
- a CDS encoding microcompartment protein — translation MTATHARTELRVNLMVEDLQPQFAAYLGTPTRARGYPPYAGDHALIIEVAPALAIERVIDLALRAVPTVEPGILFVERQFGVLELHASSLADVTAAGQAVLDGTGSSASDQLRPRVLYHDIIEHITDQHAVILNRNRSGSMVMPGQSLLVYEMTPALFAAVAANEAERAAPGITMVDVQFIGAAGRLYLSGTTEDVEVARDRITKVLESIEGREH, via the coding sequence ATGACCGCCACCCACGCCCGTACGGAGCTGCGGGTCAACCTGATGGTCGAGGACCTGCAGCCGCAGTTCGCCGCCTACCTGGGCACGCCCACGCGGGCCCGCGGGTACCCGCCGTACGCCGGGGACCACGCGCTCATCATCGAGGTCGCCCCCGCGCTCGCCATCGAGCGCGTGATCGACCTGGCGCTGCGCGCGGTGCCGACGGTCGAGCCCGGCATCCTCTTCGTGGAGCGGCAGTTCGGCGTCCTCGAGCTGCACGCCTCGTCACTGGCCGACGTCACCGCCGCCGGCCAGGCGGTGCTCGACGGCACCGGCAGCTCGGCCAGTGACCAGCTCCGCCCGCGGGTGCTCTACCACGACATCATCGAGCACATCACCGACCAGCACGCGGTGATCCTCAACCGCAACCGATCGGGGTCGATGGTGATGCCGGGACAGTCGCTCCTCGTCTACGAGATGACTCCTGCCCTGTTCGCGGCCGTGGCCGCCAACGAGGCCGAGCGTGCGGCACCCGGCATCACGATGGTCGACGTGCAGTTCATTGGAGCGGCGGGGCGGCTGTACCTGAGCGGCACCACCGAGGACGTCGAGGTGGCCCGCGACCGGATCACCAAGGTCCTGGAGTCGATCGAGGGACGGGAGCACTGA
- a CDS encoding SDR family NAD(P)-dependent oxidoreductase: MIDLTGKNAVVTGASSGIGRAIATTLAAAGAHVVVADLTEEAREGGETTTALVAAAGGSAEFAKLDVTASAHVASFFAELDERLGGLDILVNNAGVLREGSVHETDDETWRTQFLVNVDGTFHCTREMVRGLLAREKPGKIVNISSISGFRGNPGFAAYCATKGAIVNFTRQVALDYASKGINVNAVAPGFVTTHMTALYDQATHDALAGQTPRGRWASPQDVANAVLFLASPLADHVVGDNLLVDGGWTIGTPVELDA; this comes from the coding sequence ATGATCGACCTCACCGGCAAGAACGCCGTCGTCACCGGCGCCTCCTCCGGCATCGGCCGGGCCATCGCCACCACCCTCGCCGCGGCGGGCGCGCACGTCGTCGTGGCCGACCTCACCGAGGAGGCCCGCGAGGGCGGCGAGACGACGACCGCGCTGGTCGCCGCCGCGGGTGGCTCGGCCGAGTTCGCCAAGCTCGACGTCACGGCGAGCGCCCACGTGGCGTCGTTCTTCGCCGAGCTCGACGAGCGCCTCGGCGGGCTCGACATCCTCGTCAACAACGCGGGCGTGCTCCGCGAGGGCAGCGTGCACGAGACCGACGACGAGACCTGGCGGACCCAGTTCCTCGTCAACGTCGACGGCACCTTCCACTGCACGCGCGAGATGGTGCGCGGCCTGCTGGCGCGCGAGAAGCCCGGAAAGATCGTCAACATCAGCTCGATCAGCGGCTTCCGCGGCAACCCGGGCTTCGCGGCGTACTGCGCGACCAAGGGCGCGATCGTGAACTTCACGCGCCAGGTCGCGCTGGACTACGCGAGCAAGGGGATCAACGTCAACGCGGTCGCCCCCGGCTTCGTGACGACCCACATGACGGCGCTCTACGACCAGGCCACGCACGACGCGCTCGCGGGACAGACACCCCGCGGCCGCTGGGCGAGCCCGCAGGACGTCGCCAACGCGGTGCTGTTCCTGGCCAGCCCGCTCGCCGACCACGTCGTCGGCGACAACCTGCTGGTCGACGGCGGCTGGACGATCGGTACGCCGGTCGAGCTGGACGCCTGA
- a CDS encoding EutN/CcmL family microcompartment protein: MLRAVVTGNVWSTKRIDGLPNGAFLEVEVDGGSRLVAFDVLGSGVGETVLVAQGSVAAAWFPGTPPPVDALVIGSIDSQPTG; this comes from the coding sequence ATGCTGAGAGCAGTCGTGACCGGCAATGTCTGGTCCACCAAGAGGATCGACGGCCTGCCCAACGGCGCCTTCCTCGAGGTCGAGGTGGACGGCGGCAGTCGCCTGGTCGCCTTCGACGTCCTGGGCAGCGGGGTCGGCGAGACCGTCCTGGTCGCCCAGGGATCGGTCGCCGCGGCCTGGTTCCCCGGCACCCCACCGCCCGTCGACGCGCTCGTCATCGGCTCGATCGACTCCCAGCCCACGGGCTGA